In bacterium, the genomic window AAGAGGAGTTTTTGGAAAAAAACGGCGAAGGCGAGGATCGCGATCAGTTCGGCCAGGTTGCCGACGAACTTCCGCAAATCCTTGGTCATCCGGAAGATGACCGGCGCCATCCCCACCATTCCGGATACGAGGAAAAGAAGGATCGAGCTCTGGAGGGCCCCGAGGACGAGACCGTACCAGGGGTTGGCCCTCTTCACGGTCCAGCGCCGGAGGAGACGGAAGACCAGCCATTGCACGGCGAAAAGAAAGGCGACGTACGCCGCGAAGATCGCGACGGAAAACCACCAGGGCTGGCCCTTCAGGAGGTCGCCGATCGGCGCGTAGGCGGATTCGAGGGGGTTCAGTTCCATCGTTACTTGGACGCCGTGGACGCGGACAGGTTCGTATCCTGCGACCAGTCGCTCCAGGAACCTTCATACAGGTGAGCGTCGTAACCGGCAAGCTTCAAGGCGAGGATTTCGGTGCAGGCCGAGATGCCGGAGCCGCAGTAGCAGATGATCTGCTCGGCGTTCTTGGCGCCGATTTTTTCAAATTCCAATTTGAGCTCTTCGGGCTTGCGGAAGAGTCCCGTCGCCGCGTCGATCGTCTGGGCATAGGGGAAATTCACCGCCCCGGGGATGTGGCCCGGCCTCGGATCGATCGATTCCACCTCGCCCCGGAAACGCTCGGCCGAGCGGGCGTCGATCAACAGAATGACCCCATGGTCGCGAAGTGAATCGACGACGTCCTTGTCCACCACCCACTTGCGGCGGGGGCGGCCGACAAACTCGGTCTTGCGGAATTCGGGCGCCTCCGTCGAGACCGGACCGCCCTTGGCGAGCCACGCGTTCCAGCCGCCGTCCAGGACGGACACGTTCTCATGGCCGTAGTAATTGAGAAGCCACCAGAGGCGCGCGGCGGGCATGCCTTTGCCCTCGTCATAGGCCACGACGAGCATGTCGCGCTCGATGCCGATGTCCGACAGGGCGTTTTGGAAGTTCCTGCGTCCGGGCAGGGGGTGACGGCCGGGGCCCCGGTCACCGGAGAGCTGCGTGTCCACGTCCAAATGGGCGGCGCCGGGGATGTGGCCGGCCTCGTACTGTTTGCGGCCCACGCCCGGCTCCCCCAAGACCCAGCGGCAGTCGACGACGCGCACGTTCGCGTCGTTCACGTGCTCCAGAAGCCATTCCGCGGTGACAAGGGGGTCGGACATACAGTCAGAATGGGCGATTCGCGCTCGGGAGTCAATCTCGCTTGTGGTGACGCTCTCCGGATCATTCGGACCGGCGAAAGTGCCGATTCACAAGGGTCTGAAAGGAGATGGCCGTCATCCAGTCCGCAACGACCACGGACCACCGGCGCGGGCCCGGCTCCCGGAGCAAAGAGAGGACAAAATAGTAGAAACGCTTCGGCCCCCCGGGAAGGATTCCGAAGCGCAAGAGGCGGTAGCCGTAAGAGAGTTTCTCGCGAATGCTCAGCCGGGAAAGGGCGCCGGGCCTCTTGAAGTAACGGAGTTTGGCGACCAGCCGCCGGTAGACCGTTTCATCCTCCAGGAGGCGCCAAATCAGATCCTTGTATCCTTCGATCAGTTCCTCGTAGGTCATCCGCAAAGGAACCACGTTCGTCGCAAGCGCCCAAGGATCCATCGTTTGCATGTCCCTGAGGCGTCCCGCCTTCTGTAGGCGCGCAAAGAGCGGGGTTCCGGGGAGGGCCGTCAAGAGGCCCACGAGCGTCAGCGCGACGCCGGACCGGAGGATGAAATCGAATTGACGGTCGAAGATGGTCTTGTCGTCGGAGTCGAAGCCGACGATGAAGCCGGCATAGATATCCATTCCATACGCGTAGACCGTCCGAATCGCGGACAGAAGGTCGCCGCCCAGGTTCTGGGTTTTCCGGGCTTCTTTCAGGCTCTCGGTATTCGGCGTTTCGATCCCCAGAAAAACCCAGTCGAAGTTCGCCCTTTGAAAAAGGCCCATCAATTCCAGATCCGCGGTCATGTTGACGGAACATTGCGTGCCGAAGCGGAAGCGGTACCGGTGCGTCCGCTGGTAGCCGTCCAGGTAGGACAGCAGCGTTTTGGCGCTTTTCATGCTGCCGATGAAGTTGTCGTCGACGAGGAAGACGTCTTTGACCCCGGCCCTCCGCAGAAAATCGAGCTCAAGACCCACCTGCTCGACCGTCTTGGTCCGCGGCTTGCGGCCCTGGACGACGATGATTTCGCAGAACTCGCAAACGTAGGGACAACCGCGGGAATACTGGACGCCCGCCATTCGATAGCGGTCCAGCTTCAAGAGGTCGTAGCGGGGCTGGGGAGACGCCGTCATATCGACCTCCCCGGTTTCCCGGTAAAACTTGCCCGGTTTCCCTCGCTGAAAGTCCGAACAAAACCGCGGCCACGTCCTCTCCGCCTCTCCCGCGATGACGGTATCGACGACTTCGGCATAGAGTTCGGGAACGAGAGAAGCGTAGGATCCACCGGCCACGGTGTGGATGCCGCGGGCCCGAAAATGACGGATGATGGCGCACTGCCGCATCCATTGCACATTCATGCCGCAGACGCCGACGACGTCCGCCTGAATGTCCCAATCGATCTCCTCCACGTCCTCATCGAGGATGGTGACGTCCCAATCCTTCGGGGTCAACGCCGCCAGGATGGCGAGACCCATGGGGGGGATGATGGCCTTGTCTTGGCGGGTGACATAGCGGTTCTCCCACGCGAAGCTCCAGAAACTCTCGGTCAGGCGGGGATTGATGAGAACGAGCCGCATCGATGAAATTATCCCGGAGAACCGCCACCGGAGACATGATGAGGATCATGTCTCGCCGTGAATGACGTCTCAATGGGCGAAGAGCCCCGCATCCCTACGCCTTAAAGCCCGCGCCGCCGATAGAAAACGGGAATCAGGGAGAGAAGGACAAAGAGGACCCCCGAGACGGCCAGGTGGAGATACGCCTCCGTTTTGGCCTCAACGGCTCCCGAGAGGATCGAGGCGGCGAAGTAAGTGTATACGAAGGTCCCCGGCAACATGCCCAAGAGGGACGCCAAGGCGTAGTCCCGGAATCGGATTTTTGAAAAACCGGCTCCGAAGTTGACGGCATTGAAGGGAAAGATCGGAACGAGCCTCAGATAGAAGACGAAACGGAATCCGTGTGCGGCCGCCTTGTCATCGAATTCCTTTAATTTCCCCGTGGCGAGAAACCTCTCAACAAAGCCCCTCCCCAGAGTGCGGGCCGAGAAGAAACCGAGCCAGGCGGCAAGATTCGCGGCGATCAGATTATAGAAAAAACCCGGCATAAGCCCGTAGACCGCCCCAATGGCGAGGCTCAAGACCGAGCCGGGGAGCGCAATCACCCCACCGATCCCGTAAACGAGGATCACGAGCACCGGCGCCCACCACGTTTCACGGGCCGATTGCAGGAAGGCGGTCAGCTTCTCCGGAGTCAGGATCCCCTGGAGGGGCGTGAAGAAATAAGCGACGACACCCGAGAGAACGAGCACGAGAAGAAGGATGAATTTAAGCGATTTCATCGACATCGGAAAGTGTCGGGAGAAGCGCGTACGGAATGCCGATCTTCTCCGCCTTCTCCAGCGTCTCGCGCAGGACCGACGCCGTGCTCCAGAGAACGCCGTCGAATAATGCAGGGGCTTGGCGCGCCAAGCCCCTACGGCTCATCCCGATCAGATAATAACCTCCATCCGTCGCCGGACCGATCACAAGATCCGAAGACTCGAGTTTTCGGAAGGACTCCAAGACCAAGGGTCTATCGAGATCCGGGCAATCGCTCCCGATCAAAACAACGCGATCGGCCCCCGACCGGAAGGATTCCTCGATCGCCGATTTCATCCTGAGGCCCAGATCCCCGGCGCACTGGGGCTTGATCGCCAAGGAAGGAAACCAGACCTCGAAATCCCGGCTCTTCTCCGGGGGGTCAAAATGAAGAGTGCGCGCATACTCGCCATTGACTGGCGCGGTTTTTACAACCACGGTCTCGGCCATCTCTTTGTAAAGAAGCGCCGCCCTTTCAAGACCGACGGATCGCGCCAACCGGGTCTTGACCTTCCCGGGTTCGGGATATTTGGCGAAAATGAGGAGATGGTTTAACAACATGCGCCCGACGTAGGGGCATGGCGCGCCATGCCCCTACCCTCACCGCAATCAAACAACCCGTAATGCGTCGACCGGTCGCCGATGATCTTGAAATGCGGCCCGTAGCGTGTCTCCTCCAACATCGCGGCCGTATTGCCGCAGACGGGAACGGGCCGCCCTTTTTCGAATAAATGATGGTCGTCCAGGACGAAGGCGTTTGGAGATTCCGGGATGGTCCCTTGATAGACGGCGACCTGGCCGTAGTCCTCGCAGCGGTCCTCTAATTTGAGTTTGAAGGCGCGTACGGTCAGCGAGTGGAAGTCGATCATCCCCACTTTCCCTTTGATCTCCGAATCTTTGATATCGATCTTTGCCTTCGAGACGACACGGTAGTCGGGATAGCCGACCTCCAGGAGGAGCCTTCGAAAATCCTCGATGTAAAGGGCCCCGCCCAGACACTCTCCAAGGAGGATCGGGTCCTTTGATAATTCCTCAATCCTTCTCGACGAAAAGATGTCGGAAAAGTAAAGCTCCCCTCCCGGTTTCAGAACACGGAAGATTTCGGAAAAGACCCTCTTCTTGTCCGGCGAAAGATTGATCACGCAATTCGAGACGACGATGTCGATGGAATTGTTCGCTATCCCCAGAACCGCTAGGTCCTCGATACGGCCCTCGATGAGTTTGATGGAAGAGGCCGTGAGGTGACGCCTCGCAACTTCGAGCTGTTCCCGCGTCAT contains:
- a CDS encoding sulfurtransferase yields the protein MSDPLVTAEWLLEHVNDANVRVVDCRWVLGEPGVGRKQYEAGHIPGAAHLDVDTQLSGDRGPGRHPLPGRRNFQNALSDIGIERDMLVVAYDEGKGMPAARLWWLLNYYGHENVSVLDGGWNAWLAKGGPVSTEAPEFRKTEFVGRPRRKWVVDKDVVDSLRDHGVILLIDARSAERFRGEVESIDPRPGHIPGAVNFPYAQTIDAATGLFRKPEELKLEFEKIGAKNAEQIICYCGSGISACTEILALKLAGYDAHLYEGSWSDWSQDTNLSASTASK
- a CDS encoding radical SAM protein; amino-acid sequence: MRLVLINPRLTESFWSFAWENRYVTRQDKAIIPPMGLAILAALTPKDWDVTILDEDVEEIDWDIQADVVGVCGMNVQWMRQCAIIRHFRARGIHTVAGGSYASLVPELYAEVVDTVIAGEAERTWPRFCSDFQRGKPGKFYRETGEVDMTASPQPRYDLLKLDRYRMAGVQYSRGCPYVCEFCEIIVVQGRKPRTKTVEQVGLELDFLRRAGVKDVFLVDDNFIGSMKSAKTLLSYLDGYQRTHRYRFRFGTQCSVNMTADLELMGLFQRANFDWVFLGIETPNTESLKEARKTQNLGGDLLSAIRTVYAYGMDIYAGFIVGFDSDDKTIFDRQFDFILRSGVALTLVGLLTALPGTPLFARLQKAGRLRDMQTMDPWALATNVVPLRMTYEELIEGYKDLIWRLLEDETVYRRLVAKLRYFKRPGALSRLSIREKLSYGYRLLRFGILPGGPKRFYYFVLSLLREPGPRRWSVVVADWMTAISFQTLVNRHFRRSE
- a CDS encoding TVP38/TMEM64 family protein, whose amino-acid sequence is MKSLKFILLLVLVLSGVVAYFFTPLQGILTPEKLTAFLQSARETWWAPVLVILVYGIGGVIALPGSVLSLAIGAVYGLMPGFFYNLIAANLAAWLGFFSARTLGRGFVERFLATGKLKEFDDKAAAHGFRFVFYLRLVPIFPFNAVNFGAGFSKIRFRDYALASLLGMLPGTFVYTYFAASILSGAVEAKTEAYLHLAVSGVLFVLLSLIPVFYRRRGL
- a CDS encoding TIGR04282 family arsenosugar biosynthesis glycosyltransferase, encoding MLLNHLLIFAKYPEPGKVKTRLARSVGLERAALLYKEMAETVVVKTAPVNGEYARTLHFDPPEKSRDFEVWFPSLAIKPQCAGDLGLRMKSAIEESFRSGADRVVLIGSDCPDLDRPLVLESFRKLESSDLVIGPATDGGYYLIGMSRRGLARQAPALFDGVLWSTASVLRETLEKAEKIGIPYALLPTLSDVDEIA
- a CDS encoding methyltransferase domain-containing protein, producing MATAKEILENVQDYYGNILKTNKDLKTSACCAGDAFPPHVKKILPQVPKEILERSYGCGSPVPLVLEGKTVLDLGCGTGRDVFILSRLVGPKGQVIGVDMTREQLEVARRHLTASSIKLIEGRIEDLAVLGIANNSIDIVVSNCVINLSPDKKRVFSEIFRVLKPGGELYFSDIFSSRRIEELSKDPILLGECLGGALYIEDFRRLLLEVGYPDYRVVSKAKIDIKDSEIKGKVGMIDFHSLTVRAFKLKLEDRCEDYGQVAVYQGTIPESPNAFVLDDHHLFEKGRPVPVCGNTAAMLEETRYGPHFKIIGDRSTHYGLFDCGEGRGMARHAPTSGACC